The Periophthalmus magnuspinnatus isolate fPerMag1 chromosome 10, fPerMag1.2.pri, whole genome shotgun sequence genome segment AATGGGACATCATTTGGATTTGTTAACTGCCACATGACCTCTGGAAGTGATAAAGTCCTTaggtaaatatttttttgtttgtttttgatgtttttgatgctttgatGTTCATGTTTAATGGTGTATATTATAACACTTATGTTTGTTTTCAGGAGAAACCAGAATTTTATGGACATCCTGAGACTGCTTTCCCTTGGTGATAAGATTGGCCCCTTTGACATCAGTCTTCGATTCACTCACCTGTTCTGGTGTGGGGACCTCAACTACCGACTGGATCTGGATGTGCAGGTTCATTCTAAATCTAAACTGTGCTCGAACAAATGCTAGAAAACTTATGTTGACCATAGATTATATTATAggatattttaaaacatgtttctaaGAGAGAATTTGAAGACCTCATGtgtgccgaccagctgaccagagAAAGGCACAAGAGGAAGTGTTTCCTCAATTTTAGTGAGTTTCTGattatttctctgtatttcttttttttatgacaCTGCTTGCTTCAATTTTCTGTTCATGTGTTTAAGAGGAAGAGAAGATCATATTTCCACCGACATATCGATATGAAAGAGGCTCCAGAAACTGTTATCTGTGGCAAAAATACAAGACTTCTGGGGTAAATATTTGACCATGTTGTACAGTcacatctgtttatttcagcagTTAAATGTTTGGATTATAAaccaatatatatttaaaatcatgATCCAGTTATAATTTAACTTCATAAAATTTGTATAGATTGTTGATAATAAAAGCTTTGATTTGTATAGTGCCTTTCAAGACTCTCAAGGTGCTTTAAATGATTCTAAAAACCTTAGTGAAAGAATGTGTATAAATTAAAGTCTGTGTGTCAGTGTTGGATGTTGACCGGGGGAGAGTTTCAGTAGGGCCAGTCACTCTGAAGGCTCGGACTCCAAAGGTCTGCACCTAAGTACAAGGAATGGCCAGAAGATCTTTGTCGGTTGTCTCTTGTGAGACTGAGGCTCAAGTAGATCTCAGAGATACTGGACTGCATGTTTCCAGATAAAAAGAGCCTCTTGTATTTTAGTGTTCACACTTCCATAATAATTATGGTTTACATATATTTAATCTACTGATTCAACTGCGATTTTAATTGGTGAGACCAATTAATGACATTAACCTTGTCTAAGCAACAGCAAATGTATTGATGATAAAGctattaaagctgcacaataGGACTTTAGTCAATGTGAAACAGCTGATATTTGATTAATCTTGAGGTAAACACATCTTCACTAAAAGTATAACTTCTCTATAACCATGTGAAGTATGCAGTTCACAAGCTAAATATAATCCTGCCTGAGAGGTCCTGTTGCGGCGCACTTGTCTTTGAGAACAGTTGTTGATTCCAAAAATAGCAGCGTTATGCTCATTATAGCTCAGTGGAAGAGGCATGCCTTACAGTGTTTCACACCAGAACAATAACAGTATCATTTTTGTTGTAGGTGCGAGTAAATGTGCCCTCGTGGTGTGACAGGATTTTGTGGAAATCCTATCCAGAAACATACATCAATTGCACTGCATATGGTAAGATTAGAGTCAGTAATACATATGAAGAATataatttgttaatttttttctaaataaaatcaCCATGACCAGTTCCAAACTTCTatgtaaaatctaatttataatCTTTTTTTAGCACAGGGcttttgtgtcttttagccAAATTTTAAGTGTTTGATGAAAacatatggccgacttcctgtaagATTTAGGGCAGGGCCAGGATCCAAttgtagcaaaataaaactatttttgtGACACTACTGAGCTgttcaatattttttctctgGGTCTTCACTGAAAATTTGATCTCATAGAactctaatttttgatacttgTTCCTCAtttatacattattttttactatttgttttttgtcaaaatGTTACAAATCCAACAGAGCTCTTGCCTGAGTTGCTCGACCTCATCACACGTTTGTGCTTAGGCCTAAATATATTactaacatttttttaatgacaGGTTGCACTGATGACATCTTCACAAGTGATCACTCTCCTGTTTTTGCCACTTTCCAAGTTGGAGTGACACCTCATTTTGTCTCCAGAACAGGTGATATGAAGGTTTTCTGTTGGACACgaatgtaaaaaaatacatttgtctaATTTTTTCAAAAGGCTAACTACTTTGGttttaaacagataaaaaaacaaacattgagaAAGCATGGATTGAACTTGAAGTTGTTGAAGTCATTGTAAAAACATCAAGCAAAGCCAAATTTTTTATTGAATATTATTCACCCTGTCTTGAAGGTATGGTATCCCCGAAGAGAACATTTTACAATATGTGTAATGCAAACCATATAAACGTAATATATATGTTTAGAAACGCGTCGTTCTTGTGAAAATGATTCTCAGAGCTGTGATGTCCCTGGGTTTCTGAAGCTTGGCTGGTCTTTTAAACAGTTGCCAAAGGTAAAGAATCCTTTAAGGctatgtgaaaaaaataaattaataataataataaataaattaattaattaatcattGTTTTTCCTCTCGGGTAGCTCTTTCCCATCTTCTCTGATTTGGAGTATCTTCAAGATCAACACTTGCTGCTGTCTGTGAAATCATGTGATGGCTTTGAATCATATGGTAAGCAGAACTGAAACGATGCTTTTATGAGCAAATTATTGTTTGCTGTTgctgttaaagggcccatattaggctattttctgatctatgttataatgctgtttcctcatcaaaaacatatctggagttgttttgtttcattcacacgtgtttaacacacaaaccctgcatatttgggcTAAGTTCTCTCTCAAATTGAAACacttcaccttgtgatgtcatgtcagtGTCCAGGAAAACATCTTTTCTTCTCATGTTCGTTAGTTACTACTTAGATAAAGAATACACTTGAAACTGGGGGGTTGTCTCGTGCTTAAATTGCTGAAACATATTTTGGTGGCTTGACCAGGTTGACAAGTCATGAGCCAGTACATGCCAGTAAGTCATTGCCCTACTTAGTTATTTGAGGTATATAGTTATATACCGTAAATAGATATAGAACATCTTGTACATGTTCTGAACATACATCTTTGTCACTCAGCTGTAATGTTGTCTTCATCTTCACATGAACACTTGTACAATTATGAACTAAATTAATATTCTGAATTATTCTGTAATTCAGAATATTAAATGGAACATTGCAAGTCCGTATCATCAGGACCACaagctgtatttttatgtttttaataagaaaattATCAATACTATGAAAGTGAATAATATGTCATTGTCAATACAATGAAAACATGTATATTGTTTGAAACCTTTTACAGCCAAACTCCAGTTAACTCTTAgtttgtgtgtgtcaggtgAATGTTGTGTGGCCCTGCGCTCTGTTATTGGAGCCTCAGAGCAATTTGAGACATTTTTGAGTCACCGCGGGGAAGAGATGGGCTCCATACGAGGGAGGGTCAGAGTTCATGTGCCTAAAGACAGAAggggaaccaggactaaaatccaTGGTTAGTCATACATTTGTGTTATTTCCTGTTTCCTCCTAACTCTTACATAACTCTAACTTTAGTTTTAAATAATACTGCAAAGCATGCTTCTGCTTCTATTTCTTCCTCTATTTGGTTTCTCATAATCAATGGCTTTGCACTTGTTGCTTTCTATCTCTTGCTTCCTCTtttggctcctgattggctcacccTGTCCAGATGCATCCTGAGATACAAAGCACATGTATAATGTGTGACCAGGTCGGGGCATAATTTCTCTTTACTTGATCCACATAAGAAACTACAATTAAATTGAAATTgggtgtttgttttcttttagaaTTCTGCTTTGATAAAGAAGACAAACCCTCAGTTAGAGGACAGCTTTCTCCTGCACAAACCCGCTTTCCAATAAACAGGTAATACAACTGAACAGTTCCTTTACTTAATAAAGGTTTCTTGACTTAATATGATGCCTTTCTGCATGTAATGAATGCAGGTCGCCGGCAACTCCCTATTTGTTGACTCCAAGCAGCTACACCAATCCTGCCTACTTCATCTTTGAAGGACTGTCAGTGGTACCCAAAAAGCAGTCTTCACCTCAGCGCAGAGACCCTCCTGTGATCTGGTCTGGAAATGAGGCTTTGCAGCTCCCCAAAGTCTCAGGACGTCCAGACTTTGACCGAAGGCCCAGCCGCAGAGCTGACTTTACAGAGATTGAAATTCCAGCCTTGTTGCCACAATATACACAGGCAGATGACCTTCACACACCTCAAACAATCTCTTCTTATCAGCTTTTCCCAGCCAAAAATCCCCCCTCTATTTCCCCACCTTCAAGTATTTCAAAATACCAGGAACAGACTGTACAACCCAAAGAGAAATACATAAAGAATGCTGCCCAGGACTCTGTTCTGCCTGAGAAGAACCTCAAAAACCTGTATATGAACCACTTGATGATCATTAAAGACCAAGTTCTGAACCAACCAGAAAGAACCAGTCCCATCTCTTCTGTCAAGCCTCCTGCAGCGTTCCCTCATGTTCCAGCTAAAGTGTTACGTTCTCAAGCATCTGTTCCCTGGCTGGCAGAGCACCAGACCCCAGGCCCGACTGGAGACCATTCTCTGACTGCTTTACAGATCGCCAAGTCTCTCAGTGAGGTGGATTTCTTTCCCATTGAACAGAAAAGTCCTTCAATACAGCCAAAGCCAAAGTATAGAAATGGTCCTAAAATGACAACAGACCGAGAATATGGTTGGGTTAAAGAGGTATGAAACTCTCATCAGTAATAACAATTCCTTGTCATTAAAGCTCATAATAAAGCAGCTCTACTATATTACAGGTGTCTGTCTTTCAGGGTGCACCCGAAACTGTGCAGGAACTTCTCTCTTCAATGGGTCTTCAGAAATACCATCACTGCCTTCGTCTTTGTGGCTGGGATGACCTGGATTATTTCtggtatatattattattattactattattattattattattattattattattattagtggtagtagtagtaatagtagtagtagtagtattcaattcatctttattctgGACTCATGGTCCATTTCTAAAGTAGACaaggacagtgacaatacaaacagtaaacatttaTGTTATAAAAAGACAACcacaccagtgtctccacatcttggCCTGATAGCgaattgcactgaatcttatgtttgtgagtgacattattatttcattttctgactacagcctgcaaataaaactgtacattaaagttctttgTACAGTGTTCACTCGTGCAGTGACACACATCTCAGTTGCACTAGTCCATTGTGGTCTCCTCAGTCGCATCCATAAAGTGTCattataatccacctgcagctttTGCTACTGGCTTTTTTTATAATGAGTCCAGAGGTGTGCAGTGTATAGTGGTgcacaatatgatttaaacaacatcaactttacatcatcagaacacGAACCAAACCTGAACATAAAGAGTATTAGTTTGAGcatacattattacattattattattattgttgttgttcatGTTGTTAATAAGAATAGCAATAATCATATCACTGATCTTGGGGAGAATTTGTCATTATAAATTGGCTCATGTGTGACTAAATACTTGTCAATGCATGCAACAAACCACATTCACTTCAGAAGAAAGTTTAAGTAAAGGCATAGCTTGTagtaaaatagtagtagtagtagtaaagtagtaaaatgtagtaaaataacAAACCATAGATTTAGATTACTTCAAGAATCCTGAGTGGCATTTACCACTGGCAGCTCTGATACTTAAGCTGTAGCTCTGTAGTTCTGCCTGTACTTGCTGTATTGTACACATGAACACCAATGACATAGTGATATTTTCCACAGTGGCATCACAGAGGAAGATCTCCGTGCTGCTGGAGTAACAAATCCTGCTCATCGACGCATGATCCTTGAAAATCTTCCTAAAAACTGGAACTGTTGACAAATGACAAGaacttaaatgtaaaatgaaactgGAACATCTATTTGGACTTTTGAACTTGAAACGCAGGTAATTAATATCAATACTAAGTTTGACTGTATGTTGTGTATACTAAATCCGTCTGTCTTCAAAGAAAACAGCTTCATTCAGCCCTGTACATACTGTAAACTTTAATACTTGATGTGAATCTAACatgaaaacattattttttttcttaataaggtctgtatatatttttaaaatacacttttcCGTCCTTGCTCATGGCTTTCATTTTTCAACACAGGCTGTGACTGTGTACTGTTCACTGTGCTATATTGAGCCTGGATCCTTTAAAAGCCCCTGGTTTGTCCTGTGGACCATAAAGTCTATGGCTGTACATATCTATTGTAATGAGCTGCTTTAGTTCATTTTGTTTACCATGCCGTCTATGCGTTAAGTGCATAAAGCAACTCTTGACCATCACTAAGCGATGGAAGTCATTTTGTATGGAAATACAATACTTGACCAAGCAGAAGGGCTGTTTTGGAGAGCAAAGATTGTCATGTTATTTGTGATATTgcagtgtgtttttcttttgcacaCATCTCTATGATAGACCATTGTTGATTAAACTGTATTTAATGTAATTATTCTTTCAACTAACATTTATTAGTGTTATATCAACATATctattatgttaaaaaatagTCTAGACAGAgtttcagtgttttcagtttctgttCTAGTTACTTATTATCTGAATGTTCACACACATCCCTCTGTTTGACCAAACTGTTGTGTCACTGACCACTATGTCATTACTGTCCTTTTAACATCGTCAGTACTTGAGGTTTTATCTGGGAAAACACTTCATGTACATAAGACAGGTTGAACTACtcctttcactaaaacatatttaacatcattatatgtAAGATTTTATTTCACTTATGTTCTACAGGTACAATCCCACCAGACCAAGtaagaattagaaaaacatgaaaacctgtcatatgcaaagaaaacacacattttccattagaacagttttgtttttttgttttttttaattaagctAGATGATAACAGCTTTAGTAAACTATATCTATACTATCTACTAAATGTATTTTACGTAGGTAAAAGTTACCAGGACATTATTTTATCTCAGACATATGTATTCCATATGTGTAGAAGTCAGTGGCTGTTGGATTCAGACTCTGGCACTAATCCACACATTCCTCACAAACCGCAAAAGCTCCTCCCAATCCACTGTGTTCATTCCTCCAGTGCACTTCTTTACATAATCAACTCTAAAACAAGAGGAGCGCACAAGGACGCAGCAGTAACCATGTCATTAGCTCATCCTCTCTGGAGACGCACTACTTTATAAAACCTCCGCGTCTCAGATGGACTTAAAAAGGAGATGTCTGGTGCATCAGGCCTAATGCTGGACTCAGTGCTTTGTTAATATCTTACTCTAGACAGATTGTGTAGCCCCACCGTCCAATATTTGTTACACGGGacttttaataaacacatttaggcAACATCAAAAATCCTGGACATATTTGCGCTGATATGACATTTTAGTTCAGAAAAGGTTCAGTCAACTCAGCCATAGACCATAAACGAATTGGTTACTTATTAAATGATCATCTTATCTCGATCTCACACAGTTATCCACTGGATAGTCCTGGTAGCTGTTATAGGCCTACTTATAGCCTACTTTTATGATCAGCCTTAAAAGGCTTAACCCGAACACACCCAAAACAAACACCCAAACATAATccaaccattttgtttttagtgaagaaaaaaatcaaagctTCACTGTTAATGTGTGCAGTGATGAGTCATGTTGTGTGTAGAAGATCGATACTTCACTTCTGCCTCATGGTGATGTGAAAGAGCAGGACTCTGGAGTCTAAAAGGAGCTCTGTGACTTTCACGTGCTTCTCTCCATCTGTGCCTGAGTTTAGTGCGCACAGCCGTCCACTCAGTAATGTGGTTTCCTTTCACACAGGAGGCTGCAGTCGTGTGTTTGAGGCGTGGGCAACATTGTCTGTCGCGATGCTGTAATATTGTCATGGATTCAAAGTTGATGAAAACTTTTGCGCGTTGATTGCGTCTTCAGATCTACACGAGCACTCTGCACTTCGACGGAGAAACGGAGAAAGTCCTCTTTAGTTTTGacctacatgttttttttttcttattttctttgctGTATTTCATTATCGCATACGCTACTTTTTCACAGTGGTAAGTGTCAAAGACCGTGTTTGTTCGTAACTATCCAACTGTTTTTACCAGCAACGATCTGTGTTAAGAGCAGATGCTTCTGCGGGCGTCATAAAATACCCTTTTGTGTTAATGTGTTGCCATTATAAGTTCCAGGTTACAGCTacaagcaggagcaggagcaggggcAGCACTAGGTCATTTTTCCTGGGGCACGTGTCCCAGTATAGATCTGTGCAGGAGACAAGCTCCTGTGCAGCTGGACTGCACAGACACTATGGACATGTGGTTTTCTAATTTACAGTTAACATATCATAGTGATGAGAGGATCAACCTGTAACCAGTGGGTGGGTCAGATGGCTCAGTATTAAGTTCTACAGCGGGTGCTGGTGCTGTGTGGATCAGACCCAAACTCTCCTCCGCTTTAGGTCATATTTCAGTAATGAAATAAACCAGGGATAGACACTTGACTTTTGCCTCTGTCTGTGATGTGTTTAGTTCTGCAAAAAGGTTAATCCCTTAAACCTCTCTATCTCTACATATAtcattatacagtctatggctgtgACAGGGCTGGTCCTTACCAGGATATGATGAGTAATCAAATATAGTTTACAGTCCATAAGGATGTTCTACAAAGCCTAAGCTTTTTATGTCATATAAAATCACCTCACATTCATGTGGTTAGAAGCATAAATGATTATGATCACACAGTGCAACATGCTTCAAATTCTCACCGTATTCGAGCTGGATTAAAAGCAACATGAAATGTGAGGCCAAGTATTTTATAAGCTATGTTTTAGTGTTTAGTCTAAACTCTGGAGGTTTGTCCACAGGGGTGTGAGGCTGCAGCTCACTGTGGACCCTCAGTGTGCTGAAGAACAGGGGCAGAACATAGAGAGGCAGCTGGGGGCTGGGGCTCCACAGAGACTGACACAGGAGTTGGGCACAAATAAACAGCGTGTTGAATAAGAGTTGCATTTACTTATACTATAATACAGGTAAATGTCTAACTTGCGGGATAATTCTCAGTTAGGCTActgtatgcatttatttatctaaaatcTAACAGATTAGAGGAAATTACATCTGTTTTGTGTAAATTTCATATTACGATTATATACAAGAGAAAGGGGTCTGTGCCACAGTATAGCTGTAGATCTAGTGACGTCCCTGGCTACAAGTGGATGAGAGTCACACAGAgtttacattttatgccatagtcTATATGCAGTGCATATAGACTATGGCACCATCAAAAATGCTGCACAAAGCAGAGACAATCCAGATACCGCCTACCTCCCATTACACTGCTTACATAATAGTAACAGTCCTTTTAGACTGTTCATCACTATTCTGTTTACagaatgtgtttgaatgtgtatCTTATGTTTATAGATCACAATGGAACCGGTAATCCTAAACAGTCATGGTCACAACCTGTCGGCAGCTTCTCGCCCTGTTTTCAACTCCAGCTGCCGCTTCGATGAGGAGTTCAAATACATTCTTCTGCCTGTCTCCTACAGTCTGGTATTTGTGATTGGATTTGTGCTTAATGCCATGGCCCTATGGTTGTTTCTAAAGATGCGACCGTGGAATCCCAGCACTGTCTACATGTTCCACCTCGCACTGTCAGACTTCCTCTATGTCATCTCCCTGCCCACACTCATCTACTACTACGCCAACCGCAGCCACTGGCCGTTTGGAGTAGCCGCCTGCAAAATTGTGAGATTCCTATTCTATGCAAACTTGTACTGCAGCATCCTCTTCCTCACTTGCATCAGTGTGCACCGCTACCTGGGTATTTGTCATCCCATCAAAACTCTGACCCTGGTAAAGCCCCGTCATGCTCATCTGGTGTGTGGACTGGTCTGGGGGGTGGTCACCGTGTGCCTAGTGCCAAATCTGATTTTTGTAACTACTTCCAGGCGGGACAATGATACGATCTGTCATGACACCACCAGCCAGAATGCCTTCAATGAGTATGTGGACTACAGCTCTGTCGTCATGGTGCTTCTGTTTGGGGTCCCCTTCACTGTCATTATGGTGTGCTACTGCCTCATGGCCAGGTCACTTTGCAAGCCCCGAGTGGGATTATCTGCCAACCAACAAGGAAATGCCTCTCGTCAGAAGTCTGTTAAACTGATTGTAATTGTGCTGGTGGTCTTTGCTGTCAGCTTTGTTCCCTTTCACATAACAAGGACCCTCTACTACACCGCCCGCGTGCTGGATGCCAACTGTGAATTCCTCAACATTGTCAACTTCACGTACAAGATCACCAGACCGCTAGCCAGTGTTAACAGCTGCATAGACccaattttatattttctggCAGGTGACCACTACCGCTCCAAACTGAGGACTGTTCTGACGGGAAAAAGACAAACCCTAAGTGGCCAGGTCCAACAGAACAGTCAAACGCAACCCAAAAATAACATTGCTATGAACTCACAAAATAAAACGGCCAAGGAGGTGGTGACAATGGCGAGCTAGATAGAGTTACAACTTCTTTTTACGATGCATTTGCACTGAGGTACTatagaacatttattttatttttatatatttttttataacatttatttc includes the following:
- the inppl1b gene encoding inositol polyphosphate phosphatase-like 1b isoform X2 — encoded protein: MATAAWYHRDISRVHAEDLLARAGRDGSYLVRDSESVPGAYALCLLFQRHVHTYRILPDTDGLLAVQTTQGVQVNCFRTLEDLVMGYQYPHKGLVSPLVYPVLRDADSGDESSDDERPPPPVMLPATTVSVSPQVNPGPSTLFLEKLLELNTSSTGSEMISLLHNYLYSELSLDIENVHKGSTNLFHLRRTLGTACQGLNNEIDLTLSSLETLVKVFDSTNCSLTHKAQGSDMDIDILLRKISSLVSLLSSLEKKVLQALQEAVTNHNLAVQPDPPPESTTINMTGTAPVKNLRQMTIHSFQVKMVRYGRQIVSVDVDSGVILFDRKADSFSVEKVSHDRILQIVKYPSSSAKVQMVVDKLHNTPREMIFESARKRDAFCQLLQLMKVRHSGMTEPDLISVFIGTWNMGGSPPPGTLQSWVTCCGLGHTPDESIGLLPHDIYAVGTQENPQGEREWTENVKSTLRSYTHIDFKLVAVQSLWNMRLAVFVKPEHEGRISRVATASVKTGLGNTLGNKGAVGISFYFNGTSFGFVNCHMTSGSDKVLRRNQNFMDILRLLSLGDKIGPFDISLRFTHLFWCGDLNYRLDLDVQDILKHVSKREFEDLMCADQLTRERHKRKCFLNFKEEKIIFPPTYRYERGSRNCYLWQKYKTSGVRVNVPSWCDRILWKSYPETYINCTAYGCTDDIFTSDHSPVFATFQVGVTPHFVSRTDKKTNIEKAWIELEVVEVIVKTSSKAKFFIEYYSPCLEETRRSCENDSQSCDVPGFLKLGWSFKQLPKLFPIFSDLEYLQDQHLLLSVKSCDGFESYGECCVALRSVIGASEQFETFLSHRGEEMGSIRGRVRVHVPKDRRGTRTKIHEFCFDKEDKPSVRGQLSPAQTRFPINRSPATPYLLTPSSYTNPAYFIFEGLSVVPKKQSSPQRRDPPVIWSGNEALQLPKVSGRPDFDRRPSRRADFTEIEIPALLPQYTQADDLHTPQTISSYQLFPAKNPPSISPPSSISKYQEQTVQPKEKYIKNAAQDSVLPEKNLKNLYMNHLMIIKDQVLNQPERTSPISSVKPPAAFPHVPAKVLRSQASVPWLAEHQTPGPTGDHSLTALQIAKSLSEVDFFPIEQKSPSIQPKPKYRNGPKMTTDREYGWVKEGAPETVQELLSSMGLQKYHHCLRLCGWDDLDYFCGITEEDLRAAGVTNPAHRRMILENLPKNWNC
- the inppl1b gene encoding inositol polyphosphate phosphatase-like 1b isoform X1; the encoded protein is MATAAWYHRDISRVHAEDLLARAGRDGSYLVRDSESVPGAYALCLLFQRHVHTYRILPDTDGLLAVQTTQGVQVNCFRTLEDLVMGYQYPHKGLVSPLVYPVLRDADSGDESSDDERPPPPVMLPATTVSVSPQVNPGPSTLFLEKLLELNTSSTGSEMISLLHNYLYSELSLDIENVHKGSTNLFHLRRTLGTACQGLNNEIDLTLSSLETLVKVFDSTNCSLTHKAQGSDMDIDILLRKISSLVSLLSSLEKKVLQALQEAVTNHNLAVQPDPPPESTTINMTGTAPVKNLRQMTIHSFQVKMVRYGRQIVSVDVDSGVILFDRKADSFSVEKVSHDRILQIVKYPSSSAKVQMVVDKLHNTPREMIFESARKRDAFCQLLQLMKVRHSGMTEPDLISVFIGTWNMGGSPPPGTLQSWVTCCGLGHTPDESIGLLPHDIYAVGTQENPQGEREWTENVKSTLRSYTHIDFKLVAVQSLWNMRLAVFVKPEHEGRISRVATASVKTGLGNTLGNKGAVGISFYFNGTSFGFVNCHMTSGSDKVLRRNQNFMDILRLLSLGDKIGPFDISLRFTHLFWCGDLNYRLDLDVQDILKHVSKREFEDLMCADQLTRERHKRKCFLNFKEEKIIFPPTYRYERGSRNCYLWQKYKTSGVRVNVPSWCDRILWKSYPETYINCTAYGCTDDIFTSDHSPVFATFQVGVTPHFVSRTDKKTNIEKAWIELEVVEVIVKTSSKAKFFIEYYSPCLEETRRSCENDSQSCDVPGFLKLGWSFKQLPKLFPIFSDLEYLQDQHLLLSVKSCDGFESYGECCVALRSVIGASEQFETFLSHRGEEMGSIRGRVRVHVPKDRRGTRTKIHEFCFDKEDKPSVRGQLSPAQTRFPINRSPATPYLLTPSSYTNPAYFIFEGLSVVPKKQSSPQRRDPPVIWSGNEALQLPKVSGRPDFDRRPSRRADFTEIEIPALLPQYTQADDLHTPQTISSYQLFPAKNPPSISPPSSISKYQEQTVQPKEKYIKNAAQDSVLPEKNLKNLYMNHLMIIKDQVLNQPERTSPISSVKPPAAFPHVPAKVLRSQASVPWLAEHQTPGPTGDHSLTALQIAKSLSEVDFFPIEQKSPSIQPKPKYRNGPKMTTDREYGWVKEVSVFQGAPETVQELLSSMGLQKYHHCLRLCGWDDLDYFCGITEEDLRAAGVTNPAHRRMILENLPKNWNC
- the p2ry4 gene encoding P2Y purinoceptor 4 — protein: MEPVILNSHGHNLSAASRPVFNSSCRFDEEFKYILLPVSYSLVFVIGFVLNAMALWLFLKMRPWNPSTVYMFHLALSDFLYVISLPTLIYYYANRSHWPFGVAACKIVRFLFYANLYCSILFLTCISVHRYLGICHPIKTLTLVKPRHAHLVCGLVWGVVTVCLVPNLIFVTTSRRDNDTICHDTTSQNAFNEYVDYSSVVMVLLFGVPFTVIMVCYCLMARSLCKPRVGLSANQQGNASRQKSVKLIVIVLVVFAVSFVPFHITRTLYYTARVLDANCEFLNIVNFTYKITRPLASVNSCIDPILYFLAGDHYRSKLRTVLTGKRQTLSGQVQQNSQTQPKNNIAMNSQNKTAKEVVTMAS